The genomic region TATAGAGAATATCCCGCCCCTCTTTCATCTTGAGGTTCAGGGTAATGCCCTTTTTATTCAAATTATAGAATTCCAGCACGTAGTTGATATCATAGACGGGCACGTTGCCGCTGATTTTCAGGATACCGCGGGTCTGGTCGCCGCCTTCCGTACGCTCCACCTTAATGACCTCCGCGCCCATATCCGCCAGGATGCGGCAGCAGACAGGGGCCAGACCGGCCTCGGAAACGTCCAATACCCGGATGCCTTCAAGAGCCATTTTCATAATGATGCCTCCTTGCGTAAATGATTGTCATCCTGAGCGAAGCGAAGGATCTCGGGGTGGTGTGGGGTATAACAACCCCACCCTGAGATTCTCACGGTCGTCCCGAGTCCATCAGGACTCCCTCAGAATGACAGCTCTGTTCTACTTCTCGTTCCCCACGATAAAGCAGGAGCAAACGCCCGTACCGGCGTTGCCGCCCAGGTTGTGGGTCAGCGCCAGACGCGGGTTTTTCACCTGCCGGGGGCCGGCCTTGCCCTGGAGCTGCTTGTACATCTCGTACATCATGCGCAGGCCGGAAGCGCCGAGAGGGTGCCCGAAGCACTTTAAACCACCGTCCGTATTGATGGGCAACTCTCCTTTGAGGCTGAAAGTGCCGGCGGCTATATCCTCCGGGGCGCGGCCGCGGGGGCTAAAGCCCAGGTCTTCATAGACTATCATCTCGTGGACGGAGAAGCAATCGTGTACCTCAGCGCAGCTGATTTCCTTCCGGGGATTGGTGATACCGGCATCAGCGTATGCCTGTTTAGAGCCGCGGACATTCTCCTCCATGTGGACGAAGTCGTAATCCTGCATCATAGCGCCCTGCCGCGCGCCCACCGTGACCTGTAAAGCCTTGATGTAAACGGGGTCGGGGCGGAACTTTTTCGCCATATCCGCCCGCGTCACGATAGCCACGGCGGCGCCGTCACTGACGCCGCAGCAATCGAACAGACCCAGGGGCCAGGCGACGATGGGCGCGTTCACTACCTGGTCGATGGTCAGCTCGTTCTGGAAATGCGCCTTGGGGTTCAGACAGCCGTTGTGGTGGTTCTTGACGGCAATCTGCGCCAGGATGCGCTTGCCGTCTTCCGGCTTGATATGATAATCGTGAAAATAGCGGGTGGCGAGGTAGGCGAAAGAGGCCGGGGCGCTGTAGCCGGGGCCGATGCCGGAGCTGCCGTCCTGGTTATCACCGACCACGCTGGGACCCTTGACGCCGGTGGCGCCGGAGTCCTTGAGCTTTTCCACCCCCACCGCCAGGGCGATATCACACACGCCGGCGGCAACCGCGTAGCTGGCCGCCCGCAGGGCCTCCGAGCCGGTGGCGCACATGTTTTCCACCCGGGTCATGGGGATGTACTGGAGCTGGAGGGGGGAAAGGGTGATAGCGGAAAGGCCGGAAAAGACGGTGCCCACCCAGGCCGCCTGGATATCTTTAGGGCCGATGCCGGCGTCCTCAAAAGCCTCGTAGGCGGCCTCCACGATGAGGTCTTCCACCCCTTTATCCCACCGCTCCCCGAACTTGGTGCAGCCCATGCCCACGATGGCGACTTTATCTTTAATACTTTCCATTTTTATCCTCCTGGTTATTCACAAGACCCGCTCATGGTGAGCTGTTAGTTTACCCTGAGCTTGCCGAAGGGAACCATAGCGGTGCCATTGGCTCACCCTTCGACGCGCTCAGGGTGAGCTGCGTCATTCTTATTCCGTAACCGGCCTGGCTTTCCAGAAATAGTTGTTGATGCCGCGGCTGGTGAACATCTTGCGGTAAGTCATCTCCACCGTCATGCCCACGGACACTTTACTCGCATCGCAGTCGGTCAGCTCACAAATCAGCCGGCCGCCGCCCTCGAAGTCGATAGCGCCGTTGACGCCGGGCGGATTGAGGGTAGGCATAAGCTGGTCGATGGCGTAGGTGAAGAGCACGGCTTTCTTATCCGAGAATTTATAAGGCTCGAAATCATCCTTGGTCTGGCAGCTGACGCAGACCCGGGACGCCTGCCCTATCTGGTTCATCTGCGGCGTGCCGCATTTCCGGCACTTTACGCCGGTAAGGGTAGTG from Dehalococcoidales bacterium harbors:
- a CDS encoding acetyl-CoA acetyltransferase, whose product is MESIKDKVAIVGMGCTKFGERWDKGVEDLIVEAAYEAFEDAGIGPKDIQAAWVGTVFSGLSAITLSPLQLQYIPMTRVENMCATGSEALRAASYAVAAGVCDIALAVGVEKLKDSGATGVKGPSVVGDNQDGSSGIGPGYSAPASFAYLATRYFHDYHIKPEDGKRILAQIAVKNHHNGCLNPKAHFQNELTIDQVVNAPIVAWPLGLFDCCGVSDGAAVAIVTRADMAKKFRPDPVYIKALQVTVGARQGAMMQDYDFVHMEENVRGSKQAYADAGITNPRKEISCAEVHDCFSVHEMIVYEDLGFSPRGRAPEDIAAGTFSLKGELPINTDGGLKCFGHPLGASGLRMMYEMYKQLQGKAGPRQVKNPRLALTHNLGGNAGTGVCSCFIVGNEK